tatttctcctcaatagtacagttTCCAAACAAGTATGTTTTCTTCAGAGGGTCCCTACACATTCTTTGATGTCACACAAATAGATTTTTATCATCTATTATACTCTTGTGAGGCATTTTTATAATGTCACTATATTTCTCAGTTTGATAAATAGGGATATCAGACCTACCAATCCCTTGAAACACATGCAAATTTCAACAACAATTCCTTCCCATTTGGAATATGAAAATACATGTTATTATACATCATTCAACCAAGTTCTATATTTTTGTAATAGTGGATGGCAGAGATGAGCATTTTTCTTTTATTCACTAGTTACCCTACCTAGGGTTTTTACACGTTTACacaaaaacaataataaatttCTTGAAACTTGAGGAAACTACACCAAAAAAAACTCAAATGAAATATAATTCATTCCTCTATCAATCAAAATTAATTTTAGACCAGTGCAATATTGTACAAATCTTTACAATGCAAAAGAGTAGTAGAAAACCTGAGGAAAATACAAaaattgatgtgttttttattgtTCCAACTCCAAAATTTCATTCTCCAACCCTTGGGTCATACAATGTAGGCCTATTTAtacctataaaaaaaatttaaaaaattcaactaATCCCAACTACCATTTTAACAACTTTTTGGAAAGTTGACAAGaaattgcaaaaaatgtcaagacaacttttacatctttaaACCAATGGTGCCTAAACTTTCACAAATGGGTCCAAATGAATAATAATGACCCAAAATGGACTTATTAACATGAAacaacataaaattaaataaaaaagcaACTATGACCAATGTCAGCATAAGGCTGCTCCTACGCCATACTCCCAAGGAAGAAAAAAATCAAGTTCCACTTGAGTTCAAACCTTCAACTATGTATCCATTTTGAATAGTTTAATTTTATAACATCCATGTGACATCCTACATGGAAAGATCTTTCCTTTTGACTAGGTACTAGAAATAGGTCTTCTTTCTTGTCTTTTTTAGCTCTTTTGTGTCAATAATGGTCTCCAACTCCAAAGGATTGTTGGCTAGAAGATCTTTGCCACATTCCTCATCTAAGGAAGCTAATGAACCTACATTATCACCTATAAAAACATCACTCTATAAGGGTATATGCTAgatacattaaaaataggtgaaatAGCAACACTTGGAGGAACCTCTATTTCATAGGAATGACTTCCAAACTTATGCACCACTTTACAATGCCCTATTTTATTCATGTTTAGTTTAGATTACTACCCCATTAGGAAATGTGTTCTTCCTCAATGAGCCATATCAAGTCCCCAACTTTGTagtgaacctctctccttttcaaatCAGCATGGTGTTTGTACTTGTCTACACTCTTTTGAATATTTCCTTGACTTGTTGGTGGATGTCTTACATAGTCCCAAAAATTTGTTCACCTTCAACACTCCTCCTTTCCATCCCActgacatctctcaattcaaaCATGCCCCTTGGCTGCaaaccatacacaatctcaaaaggactctttccaACACTCCTATTCACTGAGTCATTGTAGGCAGACTTTGCTTGAGTCAAAATTAGATCCCAttatgttgaatgatatttgattaGACATCTAATAAGGTTCCCATGTCTCCTATTAACCACCTCAGtctatttatctatttgagagTGATAGGCAGAACTGAAGCTCAAGTTAATACCAAGGTTCTTccacaaagttctccaaaaatgaccaacaaatttTTTAACCCTATCTAAAACAATATTAAAAGGTAAACCATGAGTTCTTACCACGTCCTTGAACAATAAACTTTCAATATAAGATGCATCATTGGTGCTTTTGCATGGAATGAAGTGTGCCATATTTGAGAACCCGTCTACCACAACAAACATTGAATTAAAACCTCTTTGTATTTTGGGAAATGCCATGAAAAAATCTATGCTAAATGAGTCCCAAGGCCTATTTAGAATGAGAAGAGGCTGGTAAAATCCTTTATTGGTGCTAcatctctttttttctcttttataaATAACACACCTTTGTACAAATTTCCTTACATCATTTtgcattgtaggccaataatagtGCCTTCTTACCTATTCCAAAGTCTTTATATAGAACAAAATGACATGCAATACTACCACTATGCTTTTCCTTTTATCAAATTATCCCTCATTGAGTACTTAGGCATACAAAGTCAAGCccctttgaacaacaaaccctcttggATCTAAAAATCATAATTATCCTCATGAAAAACTCCATTGAATTGACTACAAGAAGCATAAATGTCTTTGgtcatcatcatcaacatacaTACCTTTTAGGGCATCAATAGCCAAAATTTGCAACTAAATTTATTGGACCATTAAtgtcctcctactcaatgcatcaaccacTTTATTGGACTTCCCCTTCTTGTGCTTGATTTTGAAAGTGAAGCTTTGTAAGTACTTCACCCACTTTATTTGTCTATGGTTGAggttgttttgattactaataaattgaagaacaatattttcaatataaataataaattcttTAGAAaggagataatgtctccacttctttaatGATTACACCAtggcatacatctccaagtcatacgATGAATACATTCTCTTGGCTTCATTGAATTTATTACTGAAGAAGGCAACCAGTCTAATATCTTGTCTTAGTACAAAACCTATGGCATAGCCAGTTTCATCACATTTTATGGTAAATATTTTATTGAAGTTACTCAGAGCAAGGATGGGATGCTCTACAATGTTCTTCTTTAAATACTTAAAATTCTTATCAGTCTCATTAGTCCAAACAAACTTTTTCTTCTTGTCCCCCTTTATAGTTCCTATGATTCGAGCACATGCATGACTGAAACCCCTTATGAATTTCATATAGAAACTTTCTAAAATATGGAAACTTCTCACCTCAAAAATTAATTTTGGAGTGGGccaattcaaaatggattcaaattTCTAGGGATCCATCTTGAGTGTTCCTTTGGTGATCACAAAACTAGGAAACATCAACTCTGTTTTTAAAAACTCCTATTTTTTCAAGTTTaccattagtttctcttcattcaatctttccaatgccaaaaaaaaaagatGCAAATTCTCCTCTTTAGTAGAACTGaaaaaccaaaatatcatcaagataGGCTACTATAAACTTACCAATTAAAGGCTTCAagacctcattcatgagcctcatgaaagtactaggtgcattggagAGGCCAAAAGGaattaccaaccattcataaagtcctccatttttcttgaaggttgtcttccattcatctcctttcctaattcttatttgatggtagacactcttcaagtctatcttatAGAAGTAGGTTGCTCCACTCAAGAAATACATGAGATATTCAATTCTCGGTATTGGGAACCTATATTTGATTGTGATGTTGTTGATGGCCCTATAATCGCTACACATCCTCCACTCGCCATTCTTTTTGGGTTCTAGTATAGCGGGAACCACACAAGGGCTAAGGCTTTCTTTGATCAACCCCTTGTCAAACAATTCTTGTACTTGTCTCTTAATCTATTCATTATGTTgtggggtcatcttataggctacctTATTAGGTAGGTTGGCTTCTAGTATGAATTTAGTACAATGGCCAATATCCCTCATTGGTGGTATGGAGTTTGGAAATTCATCTAACACAATGTCATCATACTTGTTCAACAATCTTTGGGTCTCCATAGGAAGATCATCAAACTTTGCTACTCTTAAGATAGTCCTTGGTCCGATCATGACTACAACTCCTATCTCCTCCTCCTTCATGGTCCTTAGGAATTCCTTCTCTACCATTAGCATCACCCTAGATCCCACTTTTGGTGTTTGATCTTCATCTTTCAATGGGGTTAGGGTGTATGAAACTTCATCCTTCTCTATGACATATATGCTCTTCCTCCCATCATTTTTGGCATGCCTATCATATTTCCATGGTCTATTAAGTAGTAGATGGAAACAATccatagggatgatgtcacatatGACCTTGTCTTTAGAGACCCCTATGTTGAACTCTACCCAAGTTTATTCATTCACCAACACTTGCTACTTTTTTTTCAACTAAGAGTCCTTGTATGCAGTGGCATAAGGAATCctcttcaattttaatttctctaataTTTCAATAGAAACCAAATTATCAGTACTACTAGAATCAATAGGAACTTTGCAACATTTACCTTGGATTTTAAATTTCATCCTGAAGAGTGACTTCTTTTTGTGATGGTTCTTTCTCCATATGCACTTTGATCAATATTCTTCTCAACATTAGGAACTCACCAACTTCTAGATCAACTTGACGTGATAGATAGTTTATTTTTTCCCTATCTGCTCCTTGTGCAATTTGATTTCTTCTTTCACCTCCAAATGAATTTGTAGCTTGTTTTTTGGGATGTTGCCCTGCTTAATGGTTTGCAAACTTGTTGCACTTGTAGCATTTACCACTGAATCCATTTGATCCCCCTGTTTGGTCTTCAAATCCACCTTTATTGTTGGGCCTTATTCCTTTAAAACTGCCCCTTAAATCTTATTTTTGTTCTTGGAAATCACTTATCTCTCCTTGAGACCTTTGGGATTGTCCTCTACTAGAAAATGTCCCTCTCCCTCTAAAATTTGTCCTTCCCATACCTCTACTATACTTCTCTTGCTTTCTTTGCAACTTTGCTTTGACCTTCAAGTCTAATTGATAGCATTCTTCTGCCATTTTAGGACTAGTGAGATTGAGTTCATCTTGAAGGTTTAATATTAACCCATTTATATACCTTGCCACTTTTTCCACATCCTCTTCCATATGGTATAATTTGATACTTAATTTGTGGAACTCTTAGTGTGGGTTTTCACATCCATGTGTTTTGTTTCGAGTTTTCCAACTAAATTGCATAGTCACTACGAAGGAATTTTCCCTTTAACTTTGCCACCATTCTATCCCATGATGAAATCTTTGGCTTCCCCTTATTTCTTTATTCTTGTACATAATCCCACCATAGGGATGTGTGCCCCTTCACTTTGGTCCTTGCAAACTTCACTTGTTTCCCTTGAGGTAtctcttcaaaatcaaaatacttatcCATATCTCCTATCCAATCTACGAATTCTTCTCCATTCAGAGTCCCTGAATATACTTGAAGATTCATATTAACTTTAAAACCATAATTCTTAACAACCTTAACTAATCTTTCCATCCTCAACTCCTCAAAATCTCTTtcttgttcttattcttgttctccTTGTGGTGTTCTTTCTTCACCCaattcatctccttcttcttggTTACTCGAGTCTCCTGTGACCACTCTTGTTCTCTGATTTGTCTCAACTATAGAAAGCTTGGCTTCAAGGATTTATGTTACCTCCCTCATCTCTCTTGAATGTTTCTCCTTCAACTCACTCACCTCTCTAGCAACTGGATTCGGCTTTGGAGGTATCCTTGCTTCCCTTGACTTCAATATTTCCCTCTTCTTGACCAACcttctgataccaatttgatgtagaggtAGGGGCTTTTTATTAAATCATCAACATACCTTGACAAAGGCCTCACAACCTATCATTTCAAGTTCTTTTGGATGCACTTTTTGTCTTTGAACATCCCATAAGGGTTTGGCTCAATATTATAAGGGTAGTGTAAACATCAAATGAATTGGTCTTGGACTAAAAGAATCATGTTCATCCCTAGAGGTGGCTTCCTACAATTCCCCACTTACTAGAATTGATGACTATTAGGCCCTTTACCACTAGGACTACCAATCATTGGTGgccaaaatccaaatcaacaatCTATTGCTCAAATTTTATTAATTCTCACATGAGGGATGCTACCAAGGTCTATGGTCCATTCTTCAAACATCTACCACTTACCCCATTCACCAAGACAACTTTTGTAGCCATTAACACTAGTTAACAAGTCTATCATAGTCTACTTTTTAGGACAGACATCTAGTTCTCTATTTCTCCTGTGTAGTATGGTTTCCAAAAAAGTATGTTTTCTTTAGAGGGTCTCTACACATCCTTTGATGTAACACAAAGAAAATTTGATCAATCTATTATACCCTTAGGAGGCATTATCACATTGTCACTATCTTTCTCAGTATGGTACATAAGGATATCATACCTACCAATCCCTTGAACACACGTGCAAACTTCAACAACAATCACTGGCCATCTAGAATATAAAAATAAGTGTTACTATATGCCATACAAGCAAGTTTTAGATTTTTCAATTGGTGGATGACATAGATGAGCATTTTTTTTTTCACTAGTTACTGTACCTAGGGTTTTTACCAGtttacacacaaaaaaaaaaaactctcttGAAAGTTGATGAAATTACACCCTACCAACTAAAAATGAAAGGTAATTCATTCCTTCATCAATCACAATTAATTTCAAACCAGTACAATGTAGTACAGATCCATACAATGCATAGGAGCAACAAAAATGTgaggaaaatgaagaaattgatgtgttttttattgcTTCAACTCAAAAATTTCATCATCCAACCCTTGGGTTTATGCCTATACAATCAAATTACACCATTCAACCAACCCCAACTACCattttaaaaactttttaaaaatttgacaagaaatttcaaaaaattgtcaagacaattttgacaatatgcgacaacttttacatctttgaaCCAATGGagcccaaactttcacaaatgggtTCAAATGAACAATAATGGCCGAAAATGGTCTGATTAACATGAAACAACACCAAATAAAACAAAAACCCAACTTTGACCAATGTGAGCATAAGGGTGCTCCAAGGGTGCTCCTCCACAAAGATTATATAAGATTGCAATAACTCGCATGATTATTTGGTAGTTGCCATATGATCTTGTTGTAAATGTCAATCTATATATGTGAATCAGTTTTTTGTGTTGTGAATCATCATATGCAACTACTAACATTAAGGGAGGATGTTAACTAATATATTTAATATAGTAAATAGATTTAATAAAATTATCAGGCATAATGGTTGTGAGATTAATTTGGTAACATTAGGTGTCAATGTTAGTATATAAACTCGGTATATAGATAAACTAAAAATATTAAGATTAATTGTTGTGATAGTAAACAAGTAACAAATAATCTTCTTCATCTTTTCACAAAAGTCTTATGTGAGACCCAAATTTATTTAGTGTAGAAGTCTTTTAGAATTGAGACAAATCATATGATTATTTTATGATTCTCTTCCAAGAAAATAAATTGTAAATGTCACCCTTTATGCTACTTAATTCTTCATATATAATCTTTAATATTAAAAATGAAGTGCTAAGATATTTAATACAATAAAtcgataaaataaaataattatagacGCTTTTAGCTATTCGGAAGTCATACAATCAGAAACCGTGCCGACTTATAAAGAAATCATGCCCCCAATGACCGAAGGCGTGAGCCAGCATGGAATTGAAATTAATTCTTTCTAGACTAAGAAACTGAATTTCTATGATATTTAATATGAGTAATTCAGATATATTAATGATTTTAGATTTTGGTATTATAATATGATATCCACTGCATAATGTTTTTGATTTCGTTTTGCAATTTAGAAAGATATTCTATAACTGTATATTTAATTAACCTGTTATAGGAAAAATGACCGCCAGTTTCATCAATTGCATCTCCATTTCTGTAagaaatatattttgtgatattttttagatttttccaAGATATATATGCTACTGCTAGTGTATTTATGACAATTGAAAGTGAAATGAAAACAACAGACCAGAACAAAACTCGAATGTAAATCAGTAGGTTGCCATTCATGTTATTATTAGCTTATTTAGAGAAAAATAAACAGATGTAATGTCAGAATCCTGGATCCCCAAATCTTAATATTAGAAACATAGACAGAGAAAAATAGGTCCTGTCAATGCCATGGAAGCCATGTGGGAAGGATAGAATCGGGAGCAGAAGCGGGAGAAGAATCAGGAGAAGCAGCAGGGATTCCGTCAGTTGTTTGTGCGGGAGCAGGAGAGGGAGTAGTGATTCCGTCAGTTGTTTGTGCGGGAGCAGGAGAAGGAGCAGGAATTCCGGCAGGTTTTTTCACAGTGATTTTAAGTTTCATGCCGCTTTCACAGTGACCGGGCGTTCCACAAATAAACCACATATCTCCTGGGGCACTCAAAACAATTTTATCGCTTCCGCTTTCATAAACTCCCATGTTCGGATCGATAACACAGTTCGTATAGCCTGTTCTGCTTACTCTCACCACATTATGATTGCCCATCTCACTGTTAAAGTACTTAAACACTGCTTTCAAAACCAGAACAATaacattagaaaaatcaaaattcgAAGGCAATAAAACTTAGCATCAATGAATGAGACATGAAGACTACTAAGTCTAGAATGAAATTACCGAGCGTATCTCCAACATAGAATGTTTTGCCTGATGCCCACTTCTGATAATCATAGTCCAACGTCCAACCTGCTTCGTCTCCCACAGTGTATACCTTTGTAGCCTGGCATGTCATCAGAAGTGATAAGAGAGAACCCACAGCAAACAATACACCAGCCGTTCCCATTGCCATTGCCTTACTTGCAAATTACCTTGTAATCAAGGTgttacagatgagatgagatgtaGTTGATATGGGGCTATATATAGTTGATATTTTGCATGTAGAGTTCCCATGCAGCTTCATTCCTTAAATATTGCAATTGACGTGCTTTGATTTGATTCGAAAACTTGGCAAGCAAATAACTCCCAAATAAATTTGCCCATGCCCTATGTTACATGTGTAACATAGACAGCGTCCGTTAGGGTTTCCTTTGACTTAATAGCATAAGCGTTATGGAAAAAAGTGCACTCATGTTTCCCACGCAACATACGATGCCAATTTTAGCAAACCACTTGATAAGCAGCTGAAAACATTGGTGGAGAGTGTCCGTTGGTGTGATTTAATTAAGTGCACTGTTGATTGTGTATTGACAAACTTAACCTGAATTGGTTTTCTTATGTGTAGCGTAAGATGATCTGCTTATGTTTGGGGCCCTCTTCTAATCTTATTTAATGAAAaacattgatttattttaattgtcCATACTTATACAATTGTTGTTTAGGTAAGCATTCATATGGATTGATTGAATTCAGTGAATTTAGGGTTTCATTAAATAATTGTGCTTGTAGAGTAATAAATAACTTCTGTAGGCTTGATAGCAACAAAATTTAATAGTTACATATTAATAAAAAAGAGCAATTTTCTACGTTACACTTCATAAATATAAATAAACGACAATAAGTATTAATTTTTTTGGAAAtgataaattatatttaaataaatgtttagaaTAAGCATATGATGAATGTAATATTgtgaaaaaaatta
This genomic stretch from Cryptomeria japonica chromosome 8, Sugi_1.0, whole genome shotgun sequence harbors:
- the LOC131069294 gene encoding blue copper protein, giving the protein MAMGTAGVLFAVGSLLSLLMTCQATKVYTVGDEAGWTLDYDYQKWASGKTFYVGDTLVFKYFNSEMGNHNVVRVSRTGYTNCVIDPNMGVYESGSDKIVLSAPGDMWFICGTPGHCESGMKLKITVKKPAGIPAPSPAPAQTTDGITTPSPAPAQTTDGIPAASPDSSPASAPDSILPTWLPWH